The Ornithorhynchus anatinus isolate Pmale09 chromosome 11, mOrnAna1.pri.v4, whole genome shotgun sequence genomic interval ggacctgggttctcattccctcTCCACTACTTGGTTGTGTGGcgttaggcaggtcacttcacttctctgtgcctcagttccctcaactgtaaaatggggattgagaccgtgagccccacgtgggaaaggggctgtgtccaacccagttcgcttgtatccacaccagcactcagtacagtgcctggcacatagtaagcgcttaacaaataccagaattattattattattattaattagggggAGAAACTTGGAATTTTTAGTGGTTGTTGGTTTGGCGGAGCCCCGCTAGCAGGCCAAGAGATAGCACACCACCCCCCAAGTGAGGGAGGAGTGGTGACCTCTACCCCTAAGAGTGTGCAGACGGTGCTGCTCAGCCATGTGGGGGACCAGAAACGAAGCAATGGGCGGTTTGGACGCTGTGCCCAGTGTTCCGCTTTGGCATCCAATGGCGGTTGTCTCTCATTGCTATCccggcctctcctttctcccaaccGAAGTGatgggacgggacgggagggggaTGAAAGCAACTGGAACCCAGCCTGCCTGCAtatttggttcctctaatgccaaccttctcactggctcTCAATCTCCTTTGTCTCAccgctgacttctcgcccacatcctggaatgccctccctcctcatatcagacagatgattgctctcccccacttcaaaatcttattgaaggcccacctcctccaagaagccttccctaagcccttctctcctcttctcccactcctttctgcaccactcttgactgctccttcattcatcctccctcccatccccatggcactctcttctcctcttcaaagccctactgagagctcacctccttcaggaggccttcccagactgagccctccctttcccccacccctcctcccctccccatcacccctacccctccctctgctctaaccccttcccctccccacagcacttgtatatatttgtacatatttactgctctgttttattaatgatgtgcattcatctatggttctatttgtctattttgatggtattgaggcctgtctacttattttgttttgctgtctgtctccctcttctagactgtgagcccactgttgggcagcgattatctctatctgttgcaaatggtacttccaagcgcttggaacagtgctctgcacacagtaagcgcccaagcagtacgattgaatgaatatgtatatatctgtaatttatttattcatctatttattattgtctgtctccccctctagcctgtgagctcgttatgggcaggaatgtgtctgttgttatattgtactttcccaagcgcttagtacagtgctttgcacacaatagatgtGAGATGTAATAgatgtaagagaagcagagtggctcagtggaaagagcctgggcttgggagtcagaggtcatgggtccgggctccaccacttgtcagctgtgtaataaaaatgataatggtatttgttaagtgcttaacaaattactgtCTATTACTGtcagacacagtaataataataataatgttggtatttgttaaatgcttactatgtgcagagcacttgttctaagcgctgggatagatacagggtaatcaggttgtcccacatgaggctcacagtcttaatccccaatttacagatgaggtcactgaggcccagagaagtgaagtgacttgcccacaatcacacagctgccaagtggcagagttaggattcgaacccatgacctctgactcccaagccagggctctttccactgagccacactgcttctcctcttaagcgctgggctggatacagcagatcgggttggacacagcccctatcccacgtggggctcacagtctcagtcccccttttccagatgaggtcactgaggcccagagaagtgaagtggctcccccaaggtcacacagtagacaaatggtggagtcaggattagaacccatgaccttctgactcctaggcccaggctccatcaccTACAACAGGCTGCTctgtgtgagcccatcactgggcagggacggtctctatcctttgccaaattgtacattcgaggcgcttagtacagtgctctgcacatagtaagcgctcaataaatacgattgattgaatgaatgaatgacctggggtaggtcactgctctgggcctcagttccctcatctgaaatatggggaggaaggccgtgagccccgcatgggacaacctgatgacctcgtatcccccccagcgcttagaacagtgcttggcgatcatcatcatcattattattattaatagagaggtcagaatgaatgaaaggaagggggCAGATGGTTAGTGGAAGCATTGTTATTAGTTTTTGAGAAGTTATTCAACTTGAGATTGAGAACTATCTCAATTAgttattgagaagcaacgtggctcagtggaaagagcccgggcttgggaatcagaggtcgtgggtttgaatcccggctctttgttagctgtgtgactgtgggcaagtcacttcacttgtcagggcctcagtgacctcatctgtaaaatggggatgaagactgtgagcctcacgtgggacaacctgattcccctgtgtctcccccagcgcttagaacagtgctctgcacagagtaagcgcttagcaaagaccaacgtgtgggactgtgggcaagtcacttcacttctctgggcctcagtgacctcatctgtcaaatggggatgaagactgtgagcctcatgtgggacaacctggttcccctgtgtctcccccagcgcttagaacagtgctctgcacagagtaagtgcttagcaaagaccaaCGTGTGTGaccctattattttgtttattttgtttaatgagatgtacatcaccctgattctatttagttgccattgtttttatgagatgttcttccccttgaccctatgtattgccattgttcttgtctgcctgtctcccccgattagactgtaagcccgtcaaacggcagggactgtttctatctgttgttcattccaagcgcttagtccagtgctctgcacatagtaagcactcaataaatactgttgaatgaatgaatgactgtgggcaaatcacttcacttctctgggcctcagtgacctcatctgtcaaatggggatgaagactgtgagcctcacgtgggacaacctggttgccccgtgtctcccccagcgcttagaacagtgctctgcacagagtaagcgcttagcaaagaccaacgtgtgggactgtgggcaagtcacttcccttctctgggcctcagttccctcatctgtcaaatggggattaactgtgagcctcacgtgggacaacctgaaggcgcttagcaaagaccaacgggttgggactgtgggcaagtcacttcccttctctgggcctcagttccctcatctgtcaaatggggattaactgtgagcctcacgtgggacaacctggttcccctgtgtctcccccagcgcttagaacagtgctccgcacagagtaagcgcttaacaaataccgacattatgctGATGGTGATTgaagcccggccccccccccccccggaaccaAAAAGCCGCGGTCTCGGGGGGCGGGGTTACGGGGAACAGACTCCGGCGGGCTCCTCTTCCGGCCTGCCGGGGGCGGCCGTCGAGGCGCCGGCCGGTCCCGAAGCAATGAAGAGCTCCCTGCAGCAGTGGCGGCGAGCGGCCACGCTGATGGTGGCctcccgggggggcccgggggggccgccgccgcctccgacgggccccgccgccgcccaggACTATCAGGTGCTGCTGCTGAAGCGCAGCGAGCACAGCCACTTCATGCCGGGGGCCTCCGTCTTCCCCGGCGGCGTCCTGGAGGAGGCCGACTTGACCCCGGAGTGGCTGGACCTCCTCCGGCCCCACCGcgggcctcccctctcccgcctgggccgggccaggccccAGCAGGACCGGCCCGCCGCCTCCGCGCTGCCCAACGAGGTGGCCTTCCGCATCTGTGCCATCAGGGAGACCTTCGAGGAGTGCGGGATCCTGCTTCTGCGACCCGCGGGGGACAGTCCTGGCCGGGAAGACCCTCCCCCGCCGCCACACCTGCAGCTCCCCCGGGCCCTGGAGCCGCTCCTGGACTTGGCTCATTGGCGAGCGAAGATCCAGAAAGACCCTCACCAGTTTCTCCAGCTCTGCCAACACCTGAACTGCGCCCCCAACATCTGGGCCCTGCAGGAGTGGAGCAACTGGCTGACCCCCTTTGTCAGGAAAGATGGAAGGCGCTTTGACACCTTCTTTTACGTCTGTTGCCTAGCGGGCAAGCCCCGGACCTCTCTGGACATGGAAGAAGTCGTTAGCCTCAAGGTAAAGCCCGTGGTTCTGGAGATTCTCTGGGATTCGCCTCTTCTTACAGCCTCTCGGGAGGAAGACTTTAGGAGTACTTTATCACGGGAAAAGAAGGAGCGAAAACaggagagaggaataataataatggtatttgttaagcacttactatgtgcagagcactgttcaagaactggggtagattgacaggatcatcagcttgtcccacgtgaggctcacggtcttcatccccattttacagataggtaattgagggacggagaagataataatggtggtatttgttaagggcttactatgtgcagagcactgttctatgagctggggtagatttacagggtcatcaggttgtcccacgtgaggctcacggtcttcatccccatttacagataggtaactaaGGGACGGagaagataataatggtggtatttgttcttactatgtgcagagcactgttcaagagctggggtagatttacagggtaatcaggttgtcccacgtgaggctcacagtcttcatccccattttacagataggtaactgagggacggagaagttaataatcataatgttggtatttgttaagcgcttactatgtgcactgttctatgagctggggtagatctacagggtaatcaggaggctcacagtcttcatccccattttacagatgaggtaactgagggacggagaagttaataataataataataataatgttggtatttgttaagcgcttactatgtgcagaccactgttctaagctctggggtagatttacagggtaatcaggttgtaacacgtgaggctcacagtcttcatccccattttacagataggtaactgagggacggagaagttaataatcataatgttggtatttgttaagcgcttactatgggtagagcactgttctatgagctggggtagatttacagcaTAATctggttgtcctacgtgaggctcacagactttatccccattttacagataggtaactgagggacggagaagttgataataataatggtggtatttgttaagggcttactatgtgcagagcactgttctaagcgctgggggagatacaggggaatcaggttgttccacgtgaggctcacagtcttaatccccattttacagatgaggtaactgagggacagagaagttaggtgacgtgcccacagtcacacagatgacaagtggcagagttgggattcaaacccatgacctctgattccccagcctgggctctttccactgagccacactgcttctctaagagaagggaaaggaaaagggagatcaAGTCCAGGCCATTTAAAAAATTCAGTGTTCACAGGCAAATCACCAATGTGCTCAATGAATCTCGATCCAAACATTTGGATCTCCACAGTCGGGCGACACTTGACCGTATCCCCAGAATGGCCAGCAGTAAGTTTGCTGATTATCAGAGCTAATAAAAGGAAGATGAGCCTTGTCACCTGCACAAGGACTCTGTTTCTGGAAAGGTCGTGGATGAAAATGGGGCTGTTGCTGGACCCAGAGGTTCATAAGTGTTCAGATATGAACCGTATGCACCTGTGTCCCACAATATTTATATAcataaccacaatttattttaatgtctgtctcatcctctagattgtaaagttctggcgggcagggaacgtggctaccaactctactgaattgtatgctcccaagcacttagtacagtgttctgtatgcaatacgcacttagcaaataccactgattgactgattgtacctGAATGAGAGGGTAAGACCAGCTGGTGTGAACCCGCTTCccacatcattatttttaaatctcAAGTGTTAT includes:
- the NUDT19 gene encoding nucleoside diphosphate-linked moiety X motif 19 isoform X2; translated protein: MLMVIEARPPPPPEPKSRGLGGRGYGEQTPAGSSSGLPGAAVEAPAGPEAMKSSLQQWRRAATLMVASRGGPGGPPPPPTGPAAAQDYQVLLLKRSEHSHFMPGASVFPGGVLEEADLTPEWLDLLRPHRGPPLSRLGRARPQQDRPAASALPNEVAFRICAIRETFEECGILLLRPAGDSPGREDPPPPPHLQLPRALEPLLDLAHWRAKIQKDPHQFLQLCQHLNCAPNIWALQEWSNWLTPFVRKDGRRFDTFFYVCCLAGKPRTSLDMEEVVSLKEMNCILKIPF
- the NUDT19 gene encoding nucleoside diphosphate-linked moiety X motif 19 isoform X1, which translates into the protein MKSSLQQWRRAATLMVASRGGPGGPPPPPTGPAAAQDYQVLLLKRSEHSHFMPGASVFPGGVLEEADLTPEWLDLLRPHRGPPLSRLGRARPQQDRPAASALPNEVAFRICAIRETFEECGILLLRPAGDSPGREDPPPPPHLQLPRALEPLLDLAHWRAKIQKDPHQFLQLCQHLNCAPNIWALQEWSNWLTPFVRKDGRRFDTFFYVCCLAGKPRTSLDMEEVVSLKWLSPTEAIEKFTSKEIWLPPPQFYELARFCNFSSLSDLHRFSVDRALEGCEKWLIILLSTSNGIIQLLPGDELYPENTILEDNNWSTKKKIEEIMKDAKKMHRIVIYERHLYNIHITIKAKYKHIHPQCKL